In Nostocoides sp. HKS02, the DNA window GCGTCGGCGTCCCACCCCTCGCGTAGCCCGGCACTGATGTCGTTGAGGAGCTCGCAGACGCGCTTGGTCAGCAGCTGGATCTGCTCGCGGGGCTTGTGGACGTGCAGCGGGGCGAGGACCACGGCGTTGGTCAGCACCCCGATGACCCCGCCGACGACCGTCTCGACGATGGCGAGGTAGGTGAACTGGGTGTTGGTACCACCCAGCGTGAGCAGCGACAGGAGCGCCATCGCCGGAACCTGGATGCCGTGGTCGCCCAGCCTGCGCCACCGCGCGATGAGCAGCGCGAGGTAGATGACCGGGAGCATGCTCCACCAGTGCACGCCCACCAGGGAGCCGACGAGCCAGGCGGCACTCATGCCCACGACGACCGCGACGACGCGCTGCGCGCTGGCCCACAGGGAGCGGACCATGGTGCGGTCGACCACGAGCAGCGCCGCCATCGGGGCGTAGAACGGCGAGGGGCTGTGCAGGACCCGCACGGCGAACTGCCAGGCGATGACGGTGGCCAGTGCCGCCTTGAGCATGAGCAGGGCTGCGTCGCGCTCGGTGCCTCGCTCGGTCAGTGCGCGACGAGCGATTCCGGCGGCGCGGGCCACGGAGGCCACCGCCCAGGCAGGGGACGGCGGTGACGCCTGCTCATTGGCCATCTAGCCACGTTAGGCACCCCGGCTCGGCACCTCAAGTCAGGCGCTGAGTCCTGGCTGAAAGGTGAGCACGAGGTGGTTGGTCGCCACGTCCTTGGCAGAGCGAAGCCCGACGAGGGCCGGCTCCGCGCGGTCGTCCACGACGACTTCGACCGTGCTCGGCACGAGCACTGGCTTCTGGAACCAGACGTGGGAGGTGCCGGGCCCGGAGGTCTGCGGCCCGAGCACTGCCAGCGCGCGGGCATACGTCCACATCCCGTGGGCGATCGCCCGGGGAAGCCCATGGTCCGGGCGGGGAGCCGGTGCAGGTGGATCGGGTTGACGTCACCGGACACCGCGGCATACCGGCGGCCGATGTCCTCGGGGACGCGAACCACTGCGGCACCCGCGCCACCGGGAAGCGGCCGCAGCATCGGCGCGCTCGGACGCGCCGGACCCTCCACCTGCGCGGGGGCACCGGTGCGCCCGCGGCGCAGGTAGGTGCTGCGTCCCTCCCAGACCCGCTCGCCGTCGACGTCCACCACGGTCACGAGGTCGACCACGGTGCCCTTCGGATGCGCCCGCAGCTGCTCGGCACTGACCGTGAGGTCGACCAGGTCGTCAGCCGTGAGCCGGCGATGGACGGTGACCTGGTTCTCCAGGTGGACGAGGCCGGGCAGCGCCAGGGGAAAGGCGCGGTCGGCCATGAGCTGCACCTGCAGGGGGAACCCGAGTACGTGCGGGTAGGGGTGAGGTAGCACGTCGCCGCCCGTGAAACGGCAGATCCGTTGGTACGCCAGGAGGTGGTCGCGGTCGACTCGCACCCCGGCTCGTCTCAGCGCGTATGCCGGGAGGTCGCCGCCGCGCCCGCGCTGGGTCAGCGCCGCCTTGGCGAACAGCCGCGGGAGGGAAGGGCTCTCGTACAGGTAGCGGACGCTCACCTCAGGCCCCCAGCAGGCTCTGGCCGCAGACTCGGACCACGTTGCCGGTGACGGCGGCATTGGCGTCCTGGCTGAACCAGGCGATCGTCTCGGCGACGTCGACCGGCAGGCCGCCCTGGTTGAGCGAGTTGAGCAGCCGTCCGACCTCGCGGGTGGCGAAGGGCACCTTGGCCGTCAT includes these proteins:
- a CDS encoding aromatic acid exporter family protein is translated as MANEQASPPSPAWAVASVARAAGIARRALTERGTERDAALLMLKAALATVIAWQFAVRVLHSPSPFYAPMAALLVVDRTMVRSLWASAQRVVAVVVGMSAAWLVGSLVGVHWWSMLPVIYLALLIARWRRLGDHGIQVPAMALLSLLTLGGTNTQFTYLAIVETVVGGVIGVLTNAVVLAPLHVHKPREQIQLLTKRVCELLNDISAGLREGWDADAARRWYDVSTELIALAPSIRAEIETGVESTKFNLRDNLRPLDVDWAGYAETVEAIRRSQWQISGIARTLVDAADDEEAQPAPSPAFVDEYAGVLDDIAQALGHFGLADETERTVVRDCLRHAAATLDRLGEKVRTTELDDPRAWPAYGALLLDGQRLVRELEVHGGRAVMPTDSGPIRRPAPEALRLWSEPEDTSP